In Paenibacillus algicola, a genomic segment contains:
- a CDS encoding formylglycine-generating enzyme family protein, translating into MNRIIGMVCVLSMLLVTSFTEDRMGAAEEHFMIFVPGGTFQHPSFSQSGPGLERGVEVPSFYIGAYEVTQEEWNEVYEDNPSAFRGKGLPVEGVSWYAAVEYCNKRSLLEGLEPYYVIHPQDQDSENYNPNDPLQWSVTIQPEANGYRLPTVLEWEYAASGGAGSLGFRYSGSHNLDEVAWYWRNSGTRYLTGDWSWPLIENNNSQTRPVGSKLPNELGIYDMSGNVREWVQDWMADEGTPQGVYRIVKGGGWIGDLGSHSIEFRGKFEPSGFGPDQGFRVVRSRL; encoded by the coding sequence ATGAATCGGATCATAGGCATGGTGTGTGTGTTAAGTATGCTCCTGGTGACCTCATTTACGGAGGATCGTATGGGGGCGGCCGAGGAGCACTTTATGATATTTGTACCGGGAGGAACATTCCAGCATCCCTCGTTTTCCCAATCCGGACCTGGGCTGGAGCGAGGGGTGGAGGTGCCTTCTTTTTATATTGGCGCTTATGAAGTTACGCAGGAGGAGTGGAATGAGGTTTATGAGGATAACCCATCTGCCTTTCGCGGGAAAGGGCTGCCTGTGGAGGGAGTGAGCTGGTATGCTGCGGTTGAATACTGTAATAAAAGAAGCCTGCTGGAGGGCCTGGAGCCGTATTATGTCATCCATCCTCAAGATCAGGATTCTGAAAATTACAACCCCAATGATCCCCTCCAATGGAGCGTCACAATTCAACCTGAGGCGAATGGTTATCGCTTGCCTACTGTATTGGAGTGGGAATATGCGGCTAGCGGAGGAGCTGGAAGCCTGGGATTCAGGTATAGCGGCAGTCATAATCTCGATGAGGTAGCCTGGTATTGGCGGAATTCAGGTACCCGCTACCTGACCGGAGACTGGAGCTGGCCTCTCATCGAGAATAATAACAGTCAGACCCGGCCTGTAGGGAGCAAGCTCCCGAACGAGCTGGGCATTTATGATATGTCGGGGAATGTGCGGGAATGGGTCCAGGACTGGATGGCCGATGAGGGGACCCCGCAGGGAGTATACCGCATCGTCAAAGGTGGCGGGTGGATCGGTGATCTCGGCAGTCATTCCATTGAATTCAGAGGGAAATTCGAACCCAGTGGCTTCGGTCCGGATCAGGGCTTTCGGGTGGTCCGGAGCAGGCTGTAA
- a CDS encoding DUF6254 family protein → MSQQKRRAEAAWKSRKRDQHPHGKIKSLKELASEAEKMD, encoded by the coding sequence ATGTCTCAACAAAAGAGAAGAGCAGAGGCTGCCTGGAAATCACGAAAGCGGGATCAGCATCCCCACGGCAAGATCAAATCGCTGAAGGAGCTGGCTTCCGAAGCGGAAAAGATGGATTAG
- a CDS encoding sensor histidine kinase — protein sequence MMKQAQSQNTLIPWEYLIARLQYSVTVVDARDPILPLIYVNEHFTELTGYSVEESVGSNCRFLQGPETDRETVDKIKQAIQQQKATKVEILNYTKAGRKFWNELNIDPIFNEAGECLYFVGIQYDISERKFAEQQLQLAIQMAEYNARQHMEFIGKLSHEIRTPLNGIMNMIELAGMDASPQEQEEYLELAQQSAEVLLSFVNNSMDMAKLGMGKMKVEEVEFRPDQLLQQLFKIHQPAARLKQVELSTDIDPSLPEVLIGDPLRLRQILDNLLSNAIKFTQSGRVQLQARLVKQHNESAEITFIVQDTGIGIPKSKMKSLFGTFVQADISHSRRFGGSGLGLNICKELAELMGGQIHVESEVDAGTTFTVELKFKSIN from the coding sequence ATGATGAAGCAAGCCCAATCGCAAAACACGTTGATCCCGTGGGAATACCTGATCGCCAGACTGCAATATTCGGTTACGGTAGTGGATGCAAGGGATCCGATACTGCCTTTAATTTATGTCAATGAGCATTTCACGGAGCTGACCGGCTATTCGGTAGAGGAATCCGTAGGCAGCAACTGCCGCTTCCTGCAAGGACCTGAGACGGATCGCGAGACCGTGGACAAGATCAAGCAGGCCATTCAGCAGCAGAAGGCTACGAAGGTCGAGATTTTAAACTACACTAAAGCCGGCCGTAAATTCTGGAACGAGCTGAACATCGACCCTATTTTTAACGAAGCTGGAGAGTGTTTGTATTTCGTTGGTATTCAATATGATATCAGTGAGCGTAAATTCGCCGAGCAGCAGCTGCAATTAGCAATACAAATGGCGGAGTACAATGCCAGACAGCACATGGAGTTCATTGGCAAGCTTAGCCATGAGATCAGAACGCCGCTTAACGGCATCATGAATATGATTGAGCTCGCCGGGATGGATGCTTCCCCGCAGGAGCAGGAGGAATATCTGGAGCTTGCACAGCAATCTGCGGAGGTTCTCCTGAGCTTTGTAAATAACAGTATGGATATGGCCAAGCTTGGCATGGGAAAAATGAAGGTGGAAGAGGTCGAATTCAGGCCCGATCAGCTGCTGCAGCAGCTATTCAAGATCCATCAGCCGGCAGCAAGGCTTAAGCAGGTGGAGCTGTCCACAGATATTGATCCTAGCCTGCCGGAGGTGTTGATCGGGGATCCGCTTCGGTTAAGGCAGATTCTGGACAACCTGCTGAGCAATGCGATTAAATTTACACAGTCTGGACGTGTTCAGCTGCAGGCCAGGCTGGTCAAGCAGCATAACGAGTCTGCGGAGATCACATTTATCGTGCAGGATACAGGGATCGGCATACCGAAGTCCAAGATGAAGAGTCTGTTTGGGACCTTTGTCCAGGCGGACATTTCCCACTCCCGCCGCTTTGGCGGCAGCGGCCTGGGCCTGAACATTTGCAAAGAGCTCGCAGAGTTAATGGGAGGACAGATTCACGTCGAAAGTGAAGTCGATGCAGGAACCACGTTCACCGTGGAGCTGAAGTTCAAGTCCATAAACTAG
- a CDS encoding mannitol-1-phosphate 5-dehydrogenase: MKKAVHFGAGNIGRGFIGLLLSQAGYQVTFVDVNDTLVGALKKEGEYPVVLADDQPQQIIVRGVSGINSAMEPFEAIAAAAEADLITTAVGVNVLKHIAPTIAAAISQRLAEPSPKPLHIIACENAIGGSTQLKEHVEPLLAREIIQKAEGLVAFPNAAVDRIVPLQQHENPLMVEVEPFYEWVVDASGMLPGYIPVEGVLYVKELSPYIERKLFTVNTGHCSAAYRGYLKGLDTIQQAMAHQDIKDELVQVLQESGAVLVAKHGFDPKEHDSYIQKILERFRNPALQDDIVRIGRSPIRKLSPNDRLVSPALQAFERGLPYQGLAKSMAAALRFNAAEDEEAVQIQQSLRLRGLTPTITEITGILEDHPVHQEIVNQYHRL, encoded by the coding sequence ATGAAGAAGGCCGTCCACTTTGGGGCGGGGAATATCGGCAGGGGCTTTATCGGTCTGCTGCTATCCCAGGCCGGGTATCAGGTTACATTTGTCGATGTGAATGACACGCTAGTGGGTGCCCTGAAAAAGGAGGGAGAGTATCCGGTCGTCCTGGCAGATGATCAGCCGCAGCAAATCATCGTCCGCGGGGTTAGCGGAATTAACAGCGCCATGGAGCCCTTTGAAGCGATTGCAGCCGCGGCGGAAGCGGACCTGATTACAACCGCGGTCGGCGTCAACGTGCTGAAGCATATTGCACCGACGATTGCGGCAGCCATATCGCAGCGGCTGGCTGAGCCTTCACCGAAGCCGCTTCATATTATTGCCTGTGAAAATGCGATCGGCGGCAGTACGCAGCTGAAAGAGCACGTAGAGCCATTGCTGGCTCGTGAAATCATTCAGAAGGCTGAAGGTCTTGTCGCCTTCCCGAACGCGGCTGTAGATCGTATTGTCCCTTTGCAGCAGCATGAAAATCCGCTGATGGTAGAGGTGGAGCCATTTTATGAGTGGGTCGTGGATGCTTCCGGCATGCTGCCAGGCTACATACCTGTAGAAGGCGTGCTGTATGTAAAGGAGCTTTCACCGTATATTGAGCGCAAGCTCTTCACCGTGAACACGGGCCACTGCTCTGCCGCATACCGAGGATACTTGAAGGGGCTGGACACGATTCAGCAGGCGATGGCCCATCAGGACATTAAAGACGAGCTGGTTCAGGTCCTGCAGGAGTCGGGAGCCGTGCTGGTAGCGAAGCACGGCTTTGACCCCAAGGAGCATGATAGCTACATCCAGAAGATTCTGGAGCGTTTTCGGAATCCGGCGCTGCAGGATGACATTGTGCGGATTGGCAGATCTCCAATTCGGAAGCTTTCCCCTAATGACCGTCTCGTCTCTCCCGCTTTACAGGCCTTTGAGCGCGGTTTACCGTATCAAGGACTAGCCAAGTCCATGGCAGCAGCACTCCGCTTTAACGCAGCCGAGGACGAAGAGGCGGTTCAAATTCAGCAAAGCCTGAGACTGCGTGGCTTGACTCCGACAATCACCGAGATTACGGGAATCCTTGAGGACCATCCCGTCCATCAGGAAATTGTGAATCAATATCATCGTTTATAA
- the yedF gene encoding sulfurtransferase-like selenium metabolism protein YedF codes for MSVDFTLDLRGESCPYPVIYTLEALQGMKKGQTLQVISDCPSAFRNVPEEAVKHGYTMAQEPEKQGQEFSLFITV; via the coding sequence ATGTCCGTTGATTTCACACTGGATTTACGCGGCGAATCCTGTCCGTATCCCGTTATCTATACCTTAGAGGCGCTGCAGGGAATGAAGAAGGGCCAGACACTGCAGGTGATCTCGGATTGTCCGTCGGCATTTCGTAACGTGCCGGAGGAAGCCGTGAAGCATGGCTATACGATGGCTCAGGAGCCCGAGAAGCAGGGTCAGGAATTCAGCTTGTTTATTACTGTATAG
- a CDS encoding PAS domain S-box protein produces the protein MHRVNLDKPTLNSQVFEFASFGIALMDHKGLILSVNPAFERMFGYQQHEMDGKHLAEFTYPEEPLPLMNQILGLTGSTETELQVEKRFIHRNGHLIWGLFSVRLFSDDQGVPMYYIAQMIDISKQKESEQRLQESVERYTSLKKYNHDAVVSFDLKGNIINANIMAEKLTGYNVSTELIGMELANLIGPSHVYRILTESLHDSSVEQEIDTLVTKEGHFVEVLTSIAPIFVNEQNIGFYMICKDMSEQKQLIMAKETAEATNKAKSEFLAMMSHEIRTPMNGVIGMTDILLDSDLEEEHKEYLRIIRQSGESLLSIINNILDLSKIEAGKSELHEQIFDVQRIVKECLSIVSAKAEVKKLRLSYSIQHDVPEHLLGDADRLKQVLLNLLGNAVKFTGSGEISVAVSKARRGDDDMLLFTVADTGIGIPPDKLKVIFEPFSQIDSFMMKRHEGTGLGLSICQRIVEMMGGQICADSDGKSGSRFHFTFPLKEGKMKVAKTQEEGYDQDLEPARILIVEDHEINRLVLSKMVEKMGHRVSVATNGQEALQALTRHPYDIVFMDIHMPVMDGLTATQEIRKSIPEDRQPYIVAVTANALKGDREHCLEAGMNEYISKPVSRDAIQKALQFVKQKHLM, from the coding sequence ATGCACCGTGTTAACCTGGATAAGCCAACGCTGAATAGCCAAGTATTTGAATTCGCCTCATTCGGAATTGCACTGATGGATCATAAAGGGCTGATATTATCAGTTAACCCGGCCTTCGAACGTATGTTTGGATACCAGCAGCATGAAATGGACGGCAAGCATCTTGCCGAGTTTACATACCCGGAAGAACCTCTTCCACTTATGAACCAAATTCTCGGGCTCACCGGAAGCACAGAGACAGAGCTGCAGGTTGAGAAGCGATTTATCCACCGTAACGGCCATTTGATATGGGGCTTGTTTTCTGTGCGATTGTTTAGTGATGATCAAGGAGTCCCGATGTACTATATCGCACAGATGATTGATATTTCGAAGCAAAAAGAATCGGAGCAGCGACTGCAGGAATCGGTAGAGCGTTACACCTCTCTAAAAAAATACAATCACGACGCTGTAGTATCCTTTGACTTGAAGGGCAACATCATCAATGCGAATATTATGGCGGAGAAGCTGACCGGGTACAACGTGTCTACCGAGCTGATCGGGATGGAGCTTGCCAATCTGATTGGTCCGAGCCATGTGTACCGCATTTTAACGGAATCCTTGCATGACAGCTCCGTCGAGCAGGAAATTGATACCCTGGTGACCAAGGAAGGTCACTTTGTGGAAGTGCTTACAAGTATTGCGCCGATTTTTGTGAATGAGCAGAATATCGGGTTCTATATGATCTGCAAGGACATGTCGGAGCAGAAGCAGCTGATTATGGCCAAAGAGACCGCAGAAGCCACCAATAAGGCCAAGAGTGAGTTTCTGGCGATGATGAGTCATGAAATTCGGACACCGATGAATGGTGTCATCGGGATGACGGATATTTTGCTGGATTCTGATCTGGAGGAGGAGCACAAAGAGTACCTGCGCATCATTCGCCAGAGCGGGGAATCGCTGCTCTCCATTATTAATAACATTCTGGATTTATCGAAGATTGAAGCGGGAAAAAGCGAGCTGCATGAGCAAATCTTCGATGTCCAGCGGATCGTGAAGGAATGCCTTTCCATTGTGTCGGCTAAGGCCGAAGTGAAGAAGCTCAGGCTGTCATACTCCATCCAGCACGATGTGCCCGAGCATTTGCTCGGTGATGCGGATCGTCTAAAGCAGGTGCTGCTGAATCTGCTCGGTAACGCGGTGAAATTCACCGGGAGCGGGGAAATCTCGGTAGCGGTCTCCAAGGCTCGCCGTGGCGATGACGACATGCTCTTGTTCACGGTAGCGGATACTGGCATTGGTATTCCTCCGGATAAGCTGAAGGTAATCTTTGAGCCCTTCTCACAGATTGACAGCTTCATGATGAAGCGGCATGAGGGAACCGGACTCGGACTCTCCATCTGTCAGCGGATCGTGGAGATGATGGGCGGACAGATTTGTGCGGATAGTGATGGCAAGAGCGGCTCACGCTTTCATTTTACGTTTCCTCTAAAGGAAGGGAAGATGAAAGTCGCCAAGACTCAGGAGGAAGGTTATGACCAAGACCTGGAGCCTGCTAGAATACTTATAGTCGAGGACCATGAGATTAACAGACTTGTGCTTAGCAAAATGGTGGAGAAGATGGGCCACCGTGTCTCGGTGGCTACGAACGGACAAGAGGCGCTGCAAGCACTAACCCGTCATCCGTACGATATTGTATTCATGGACATTCATATGCCTGTGATGGACGGCTTGACTGCAACCCAGGAAATCCGTAAATCTATTCCCGAGGATAGGCAGCCGTACATTGTTGCTGTCACGGCCAATGCGCTCAAAGGGGACCGGGAGCATTGCCTGGAGGCAGGAATGAACGAGTATATTAGCAAGCCTGTGTCCCGCGACGCGATTCAAAAGGCACTACAATTCGTGAAGCAGAAGCACCTGATGTAA
- a CDS encoding pyridoxamine 5'-phosphate oxidase family protein, with product MSMTKHPEDIQKVAKLIKDIDTAMLTTISENGLVSRPMKTQELEFDGDLWFLTKKDTSKFHEILHNKQVNVAYADKSYVSVRGNAELIDSPEKIKEFWNKAYEEILDCSYDDPSLVLIKVHAETAEYWDSGNKFKMMTYMLRRAVGQDVKASDMNEEVNLK from the coding sequence ATGAGTATGACGAAACATCCGGAGGATATTCAAAAGGTCGCTAAGCTGATCAAGGACATCGACACGGCGATGCTGACAACGATTTCTGAAAACGGACTCGTGTCCCGCCCTATGAAAACGCAAGAATTAGAGTTTGACGGAGATCTGTGGTTCCTGACCAAAAAGGATACTAGCAAGTTTCATGAAATCCTGCATAACAAGCAGGTCAATGTAGCGTATGCTGACAAATCCTATGTCTCGGTGCGTGGCAATGCCGAGCTGATCGACAGCCCGGAGAAGATCAAGGAGTTCTGGAATAAGGCCTATGAAGAAATTTTGGACTGCAGCTATGATGATCCGAGCCTGGTTCTGATCAAGGTGCATGCAGAGACGGCGGAGTACTGGGATTCCGGCAATAAATTTAAGATGATGACGTATATGCTGCGCCGTGCTGTTGGCCAAGATGTAAAGGCTTCGGATATGAATGAGGAAGTAAACCTGAAATAA
- the yedE gene encoding selenium metabolism membrane protein YedE/FdhT, which produces MALAGIFSALYFGITHTVWAVTGEFTRFGGHILELFGVDVSDWAYFGLVKLDGSTWSRTDGWIVWGMFIGALISVLLSSNFKIRFPRQKRRYVQALAGGIIAGFGARMALGCNLAAFFTGVPQFSLHAWLFIVATAGGTYLGAKLVNMKWWKGKPVLRAGGTAQPTGQQKSRQPIGGTVLGFLYLGLIIYFYASNQFMLGTAALFGAVFGILIERGQICFTSAFRDLWISGRATMTKAITLGMAVSAIATLIIILVAGLDPVTKLAAPSTLVGGLLFGLGIVMAGGCETGMMYRMMEGQIVFVPVFIGNILGATALAYSWDHLGVYRYLGESGAPVNLISVMGPAAALLLTLLVLGVFYAIAAVWQRHYRFGKGFTKGGATHVR; this is translated from the coding sequence ATGGCGCTGGCAGGAATCTTCAGTGCGCTGTACTTCGGCATTACGCATACGGTGTGGGCCGTGACCGGGGAGTTTACCCGCTTCGGAGGTCATATTCTGGAGCTCTTCGGTGTGGATGTTTCGGATTGGGCTTATTTCGGTCTCGTGAAGCTGGACGGCTCTACCTGGAGCCGGACTGACGGGTGGATCGTCTGGGGGATGTTCATCGGTGCGCTCATCAGCGTGCTTCTGAGCAGCAATTTCAAGATCCGCTTTCCTCGTCAAAAAAGACGGTACGTGCAGGCACTCGCCGGCGGCATCATTGCCGGCTTCGGTGCGCGGATGGCGCTGGGCTGCAACCTGGCTGCATTTTTTACTGGCGTACCGCAGTTTTCTCTGCACGCCTGGCTGTTCATTGTCGCTACCGCCGGAGGCACTTACCTGGGTGCGAAGCTTGTGAATATGAAATGGTGGAAAGGCAAGCCGGTCCTGCGCGCTGGCGGTACGGCTCAGCCAACCGGACAGCAAAAATCACGTCAGCCCATAGGGGGGACGGTGCTGGGCTTTTTATATCTTGGTCTCATCATTTATTTCTACGCCAGCAATCAATTTATGCTGGGCACAGCCGCGCTGTTCGGCGCCGTTTTTGGCATTCTGATCGAGCGCGGTCAGATCTGCTTTACCTCAGCATTTCGCGATCTGTGGATTAGCGGCCGGGCGACCATGACCAAGGCGATCACGCTTGGTATGGCCGTCAGCGCGATTGCCACCTTGATTATCATCTTAGTGGCAGGCTTGGACCCGGTCACGAAGCTGGCGGCACCCAGCACGCTGGTGGGGGGATTGCTGTTCGGTCTTGGCATCGTCATGGCCGGGGGCTGTGAAACCGGGATGATGTACCGGATGATGGAGGGACAGATCGTCTTTGTTCCCGTCTTTATCGGAAATATTCTGGGCGCCACGGCGCTTGCTTATTCCTGGGATCACTTGGGAGTCTATCGCTATCTGGGTGAAAGCGGAGCCCCTGTCAATCTGATTTCAGTGATGGGTCCGGCGGCGGCACTGCTCCTGACTCTGCTAGTCCTTGGTGTCTTCTACGCTATTGCAGCCGTATGGCAGCGGCATTACCGCTTCGGAAAAGGCTTTACGAAAGGAGGTGCAACCCATGTCCGTTGA
- a CDS encoding MFS transporter, translating into MNIQRWMSRQYLSFFVTWGVFLPFWTGWLMEAKGLSVAEASLIMSLGLAMRGLSTLFLFPWLSARYSSNTLRIAMSIATLLAILTYIPAESFIELILATVLVHMFYPTIMPALDSAAGILIQRKLLNNYGRSRSFGSAGFVMAGVVLTFFTGTYGDGVVLWALILGMFVFAVLSLLPAPEALQEGASLHRSRNGMLQLFRVRHFGIVLAAVVLLQAAHASYYSYGYIYLQHIEVPTYWIGIIINIAVVAEIIFFVVADRYFQSFSAGSLLSLAAMGSTVRWLLVFAFPNVVVFSISQALHAFSFAMGHYAFMRFITHHIPQSQIPNAQGMYGALALSWSTAILTLFGGFLYEIQPGFAFLGMIVCTLPSLLLALIYRSQERRAALI; encoded by the coding sequence ATAAACATACAGCGTTGGATGAGTCGACAGTATTTAAGCTTTTTTGTAACCTGGGGAGTGTTTCTTCCCTTCTGGACCGGGTGGCTGATGGAAGCCAAGGGCTTGAGTGTAGCCGAAGCCAGCCTGATTATGAGTCTGGGTCTAGCCATGAGAGGGCTGTCCACTCTGTTTTTGTTTCCCTGGCTGTCGGCCAGATACAGCAGTAATACCCTGCGGATCGCGATGTCGATCGCGACGCTGCTGGCTATTCTCACCTATATTCCGGCAGAATCCTTTATAGAGCTCATTCTTGCGACGGTGCTGGTGCATATGTTCTACCCGACCATTATGCCGGCGCTCGACAGTGCGGCAGGAATCCTGATTCAGCGCAAGCTGCTGAACAACTATGGACGAAGCCGATCCTTTGGCTCGGCAGGCTTTGTGATGGCGGGTGTGGTGCTTACCTTTTTTACAGGAACGTACGGTGACGGCGTGGTCTTATGGGCACTTATCCTCGGGATGTTTGTATTTGCCGTGCTAAGTCTGCTGCCTGCCCCTGAAGCTCTGCAGGAAGGAGCCTCGCTGCACCGCTCCCGTAACGGCATGCTGCAGCTGTTCCGTGTTCGTCATTTCGGAATCGTGCTGGCTGCCGTCGTTCTGCTGCAGGCGGCCCATGCCTCGTATTACAGCTATGGCTATATTTATTTGCAGCATATTGAGGTCCCTACCTACTGGATCGGGATCATCATAAACATTGCAGTGGTTGCCGAGATTATTTTTTTCGTGGTAGCCGACCGTTATTTTCAGAGCTTCTCTGCCGGGTCTCTGTTGAGTCTTGCGGCGATGGGCTCTACCGTGCGGTGGCTGCTCGTGTTCGCTTTTCCGAATGTGGTGGTGTTCTCGATCTCCCAAGCCCTGCACGCCTTCTCGTTCGCCATGGGTCATTATGCATTTATGCGATTCATCACGCACCATATTCCTCAGTCGCAAATTCCGAATGCTCAAGGGATGTACGGTGCGCTGGCATTAAGCTGGAGTACGGCGATATTAACGCTGTTCGGCGGGTTTCTATATGAAATTCAGCCCGGGTTTGCGTTTCTCGGTATGATTGTGTGTACACTGCCCTCCTTGCTCCTGGCCCTGATATATCGATCTCAAGAACGCAGAGCTGCTCTAATATAA
- a CDS encoding undecaprenyl-diphosphate phosphatase, translating to MDVLLWLKYLFLGMVQGITEPIPVSSSGHLVIVQELMGLKQEGLFFEVLTNTASLFAIAVIYRQDIARLISSTVKFILTREKEYRSDFMFSLYVVIGTIPAALAAVLLKSQIEQFFSSIHTVSISLLVTGVALWLIRNLRGRKRDGDLSVRDALLVGLAQAVALIPGISRSGATVISSMAVGMKQETALRFSFMLYIPISVGGIILSVSDLTQNPERASMAVPYVLAFAASLVTTYFSMKWLMNVMAKGNLKYFAYYCFAVGILLLFIL from the coding sequence ATGGATGTATTGTTATGGTTAAAGTATTTATTTCTAGGAATGGTACAGGGCATTACCGAGCCCATCCCGGTATCCTCCAGTGGTCATCTGGTCATTGTGCAGGAGCTGATGGGCCTTAAGCAAGAAGGCCTGTTTTTTGAAGTGCTGACGAATACGGCATCCTTGTTTGCGATTGCTGTCATTTACAGGCAGGACATTGCGCGCCTGATCTCTTCCACTGTGAAGTTCATCCTTACGCGGGAGAAGGAGTACCGGTCCGATTTCATGTTCAGCCTGTATGTGGTGATCGGGACGATTCCGGCGGCGCTGGCCGCAGTCCTGCTCAAGAGTCAGATCGAGCAATTCTTCTCTTCTATACATACGGTTAGCATTTCACTCCTTGTTACAGGGGTCGCCTTATGGCTGATCCGAAATTTACGGGGACGAAAAAGAGACGGTGACCTTTCCGTCCGTGACGCCTTGCTTGTGGGTCTGGCCCAGGCGGTTGCTTTGATTCCAGGCATCAGCCGCTCCGGCGCTACGGTCATTTCGTCTATGGCGGTAGGGATGAAGCAGGAGACGGCCCTGCGCTTCTCATTCATGCTCTATATTCCGATCAGTGTCGGCGGGATCATTCTCAGTGTTTCCGATTTGACCCAGAACCCGGAACGAGCCTCAATGGCGGTCCCTTATGTACTCGCCTTTGCAGCTTCATTGGTAACGACCTATTTTTCCATGAAATGGCTGATGAACGTGATGGCTAAAGGAAACCTGAAGTATTTCGCCTATTACTGCTTTGCGGTCGGAATTTTGCTATTGTTTATCTTATAA
- a CDS encoding Ppx/GppA phosphatase family protein, translating to MNIRAGIMDIGSNSIRLVIYEVTEQGHYRVIQECKESARLSEKIDQQGYMSRQAVDKIVPIIRQFKSICDLYKVTHLRAAATAAIRNAENSSQIIEWLYQDTGVAIEVLSGEQEGAAGFLGVVNTMNAQDGIIIDIGGGSTEVTLFRSRQLIHTYSFPFGAVNMNVRFSGDGQWEAKHTQALEQYIREQLLQHEWIASNPGLPIIGLGGTIRTVGKMNQKKHRYSLPVTHHYQMRGEDVEELYHSLPSMTVLQRKKIPGLSKSRADIIIPGVIIMQTIYRTAQASEWMICGSGLRDGLFQELITPEHPIVPDPLEISLQNILAFNTPVPPEHLERVSAHARQLYAALEPAPLELDQKLLQVSSRLYKTGAALNYYQYSRHTYYWLLNTGLRGMTHREAVLTALIADYHPKARTPEQIQEFKDILHDADDMRIYRLGSLVKLAAALDRSELGSITEVTAQTKTGSVHLQLSCKTEPVLEMGELEAAAKDVQKAWDVNLSWSVHLLP from the coding sequence ATGAACATCAGAGCCGGGATTATGGATATTGGATCCAATTCCATTCGATTAGTGATCTATGAGGTCACAGAGCAAGGCCACTATCGGGTCATCCAGGAGTGCAAGGAATCCGCCCGACTCAGCGAGAAAATCGATCAGCAGGGGTACATGAGCCGTCAAGCGGTGGATAAGATCGTACCCATCATCCGCCAATTCAAAAGCATCTGTGATTTATACAAGGTGACTCATCTGCGTGCGGCCGCTACCGCGGCAATTCGGAATGCCGAGAATTCCAGCCAGATTATTGAATGGCTCTATCAGGACACAGGCGTGGCCATTGAGGTTCTTTCCGGGGAGCAGGAGGGGGCCGCAGGCTTTCTTGGAGTTGTGAACACGATGAACGCTCAGGACGGGATTATTATCGATATCGGAGGGGGCAGCACAGAGGTCACGCTGTTCCGGTCCCGGCAGCTGATTCACACGTACTCCTTTCCTTTTGGAGCGGTGAACATGAATGTTCGGTTCAGTGGAGACGGTCAGTGGGAAGCCAAGCACACTCAAGCTCTGGAGCAATATATCCGGGAGCAGCTGCTGCAGCATGAATGGATTGCCTCGAATCCGGGTCTGCCAATTATCGGCCTGGGCGGAACCATCCGTACGGTGGGCAAGATGAATCAGAAGAAGCACCGCTATTCTCTGCCGGTCACGCATCATTATCAGATGCGCGGTGAGGATGTAGAGGAGCTCTATCACAGCCTGCCTAGCATGACGGTTCTTCAGCGCAAGAAAATTCCGGGTCTCTCCAAAAGCCGCGCCGATATTATTATCCCTGGCGTCATTATCATGCAGACCATCTACCGCACCGCTCAGGCCTCAGAGTGGATGATCTGCGGCTCGGGCCTGCGGGATGGATTATTTCAGGAGCTGATCACTCCGGAGCATCCGATCGTACCGGATCCGCTGGAGATCAGTCTGCAGAACATTCTTGCCTTTAACACGCCCGTGCCGCCTGAGCATCTGGAGCGGGTATCCGCTCACGCCCGGCAGCTCTACGCCGCTCTAGAGCCGGCTCCATTAGAGCTTGATCAGAAGCTGCTCCAGGTGTCCAGCAGGCTATACAAAACCGGAGCTGCGCTTAACTATTATCAATACAGCCGGCATACGTATTATTGGCTCCTTAACACCGGGCTTCGGGGAATGACGCACCGGGAGGCTGTGCTCACGGCCCTGATTGCCGATTATCATCCCAAGGCAAGGACGCCTGAGCAGATCCAAGAATTCAAAGACATCCTTCACGATGCTGATGATATGCGAATTTACCGCCTGGGCTCACTGGTTAAGCTGGCTGCTGCACTGGACCGCAGTGAACTGGGAAGTATCACCGAGGTGACGGCGCAAACAAAAACCGGCTCTGTGCATTTGCAGCTAAGCTGCAAAACAGAACCGGTTCTGGAGATGGGCGAGCTGGAGGCCGCTGCGAAGGATGTGCAGAAGGCCTGGGACGTCAACCTATCCTGGTCCGTTCATTTACTTCCATGA